The following nucleotide sequence is from uncultured Draconibacterium sp..
TCGACCAAACAAAATACCTGCTCATTTCTCAATTGCTATCGGGTGGTATTGTAAACCTGCTAAAAAATGTAACAAACGTAGAACGTCCGTCCGGCGATAATCATTCTTTCCCGTCAGACCACACCAGCAAGGCTTTTGTGGGTGCTACTGTTTTGTATCACGAATTTAAAGATACCGAACCGCTGCTTGCCTGGAGTGGTTATTTGTTTGCAACGGCTACCGGAGCTTTGCGAATGACAAACAATGCACACTGGCTACCCGATGTGTTGGCCGGTGCCGGAATTGCAATTCTTACAACAAACCTGGTCTATTATTTCAAGCCGCTACAAAACTTTCAGCCATTTAAGAAAAACAAGGAGCTGACCATTACTCCAATAATAACTCCCGGAGCATTGGCAATCCATTGTCGGTTCTGAAAATCGTTTTTATTGGTATAGGCGATCGTTACTTCAAATTTTCTTTAGATTCTCCTCATATTTTTATAGAGATTTCAAAATCGATCCATACGATACTAAAAATAAATAATATAAATGAATACTAGTATATCTTCACAATGCCTGTTTAAAGTAGAAGAAAGGCCATACAAGTTAACCGTTATTGTACCGGTTTACAACGAAGAGGCTAATATTGAACGATTAGAAAAAGAACTTCTCGATTATTTAAAAATCGCAAGTGTTCCGGCAAAAGTTCTTTTTGTTAACGATGGCTCGACGGATAAAAGTCTGGAATTCTTAGAACAAGTTTGTTCCCGGAATTCTGAATTTTCTTTTATAAGTTCTGAAAAAAACAGTGGTTTAAGTACCGCAATCAAAGCCGGTTTTGATTTTGTAAATACCGAACTCACAGGGTACATAGATGCCGACTTACAAACCACACCAAACGAT
It contains:
- a CDS encoding phosphatase PAP2 family protein, with product MQKVVLRIFSIVFILLIQTSFSFAQTDTTQVISKHDPSFISKQIVPIWLISSGALLNIGNIKYRIQDKLPTTNSRLDNYFRYVPIAQLYVFDAFGFEHQNTVFDQTKYLLISQLLSGGIVNLLKNVTNVERPSGDNHSFPSDHTSKAFVGATVLYHEFKDTEPLLAWSGYLFATATGALRMTNNAHWLPDVLAGAGIAILTTNLVYYFKPLQNFQPFKKNKELTITPIITPGALAIHCRF